The following proteins come from a genomic window of Nitrosopumilus sp.:
- a CDS encoding plastocyanin/azurin family copper-binding protein — translation MAGIDKAAIAFSIAIVAIGVGVAFSLGVAQDAGPSVSAPVVSKTVEPKTQTDPFADIANKVKEEAPAKPMKAGWDRLTSEQDPGVGHESHQLAIILAPSSNVYSGTLKYDASEPIQLVTLHGPLAAGEDAGQAIWSPDGETKFALTFVDPKNAKGEWEFAGNALAVHTMKTTPFIVDYKVDYTEKPVSDTVKTATTMSVQDPGIGHESHQLAVLLAPSSDVYSGILSYSASENIQLVSLRGPISADEKPAKTWTPDGETIFELTFVDPKNAMGSWEFKGNALAVHTMNTNPFTVSYSVSAITTAGQTVEIEDNITMEEDQKEETMMEESAGPTTHTVDIPVGTSVPGCEESNTCYIPANITINAGDTVNWVNIDSAAHTVTGGSPADGPSGVFDSSLIMAGAEFAFTFNDSGNYDYFCMVHPWMVGSVSVN, via the coding sequence ATGGCAGGTATAGACAAAGCTGCAATTGCATTTTCAATCGCAATTGTAGCTATAGGCGTAGGCGTTGCATTCTCTTTGGGTGTGGCTCAAGATGCCGGTCCAAGCGTTTCTGCTCCAGTAGTTTCCAAAACTGTTGAGCCAAAAACTCAAACAGACCCATTTGCAGATATTGCAAATAAGGTAAAAGAAGAAGCTCCTGCAAAACCAATGAAGGCGGGTTGGGACAGACTAACATCAGAACAAGATCCTGGTGTAGGTCATGAATCTCATCAACTTGCAATCATTTTGGCACCAAGTAGTAATGTATATTCAGGTACACTCAAGTATGATGCATCTGAACCAATTCAACTTGTTACATTACATGGTCCATTAGCAGCTGGGGAAGACGCAGGTCAAGCAATCTGGAGTCCTGATGGAGAAACAAAGTTTGCATTAACATTTGTTGATCCAAAGAACGCAAAAGGCGAATGGGAATTTGCCGGTAATGCTTTAGCAGTACATACAATGAAAACCACACCATTCATAGTTGATTACAAAGTAGACTACACAGAAAAACCAGTATCAGATACCGTAAAGACGGCAACAACAATGTCAGTACAAGATCCAGGTATTGGTCATGAATCTCATCAACTTGCAGTGCTTCTTGCACCATCAAGTGATGTATATTCAGGAATTCTGTCATATTCTGCTTCAGAAAACATTCAACTCGTTTCACTTAGAGGTCCAATAAGTGCTGATGAAAAGCCAGCAAAAACTTGGACCCCAGATGGTGAAACCATCTTTGAGTTGACATTTGTCGATCCAAAGAATGCAATGGGTTCATGGGAATTCAAAGGAAATGCTTTAGCAGTTCACACAATGAATACAAATCCATTCACTGTTAGTTATTCTGTAAGTGCAATTACAACTGCAGGACAAACAGTTGAAATTGAAGACAATATCACCATGGAAGAAGATCAAAAAGAAGAAACCATGATGGAAGAATCAGCAGGACCAACAACACATACTGTTGATATTCCAGTAGGCACTTCAGTTCCAGGATGTGAAGAATCCAATACATGTTACATTCCAGCAAATATCACAATAAATGCGGGTGATACTGTAAATTGGGTCAACATAGATTCAGCAGCACATACAGTGACTGGAGGTAGTCCAGCAGACGGTCCATCTGGCGTATTTGATAGCAGCCTAATCATGGCAGGTGCAGAATTTGCATTTACCTTTAATGATTCAGGCAACTATGATTACTTCTGCATGGTGCATCCTTGGATGGTAGGCAGTGTATCAGTGAACTAA
- a CDS encoding protein-glutamate O-methyltransferase CheR — MTATILECQIIDIKKIVRKKIDVNIDHYASSFLERRVQNRMNLIGIKSCAEYISFLDEDFLESFELNSTLSINVTQFFRNQTVWDVFKQKIIPEIISLSPSDQPISIWSAGCAIGNEPYSLAMMFSDMLQKNEKKFKIVANDINPTSIGIAKTGQYEFEKLKNIPNSFLSKFLEKIDDDLYKFSDDLKKTINFQVGDVASFHINHVDVILCRNMLIYYADDAKELLFKKFHKTLNDGGFLVLGMAEDVPISMKKFFKTVDLGMKIYQKVSPDP, encoded by the coding sequence ATGACTGCTACAATTTTAGAATGTCAAATAATTGATATTAAAAAAATAGTAAGGAAAAAAATAGATGTAAACATAGATCACTATGCCTCTAGTTTTTTAGAACGTAGGGTTCAAAATAGAATGAACCTCATAGGAATAAAATCCTGTGCAGAATACATCTCATTCCTAGATGAAGATTTTCTTGAATCTTTTGAACTTAATTCTACTTTGTCAATTAATGTGACGCAGTTTTTTAGGAATCAAACTGTGTGGGATGTGTTCAAACAGAAAATTATCCCTGAAATTATTTCATTGTCTCCTTCTGATCAACCAATTTCAATATGGAGTGCTGGATGTGCAATCGGAAATGAACCCTATAGCTTGGCAATGATGTTTTCTGATATGCTTCAAAAAAATGAAAAAAAATTCAAGATTGTTGCAAATGACATAAATCCAACATCTATAGGTATTGCAAAAACAGGCCAATATGAATTTGAAAAATTAAAGAATATCCCAAATTCATTTTTGTCTAAATTTTTAGAAAAAATTGATGATGATTTATACAAATTTAGTGATGATTTAAAAAAAACTATTAATTTTCAAGTAGGCGATGTTGCATCATTTCACATTAATCATGTTGATGTAATTCTATGTAGAAATATGCTAATTTATTACGCTGACGACGCTAAAGAACTTCTTTTTAAAAAATTTCACAAGACACTAAATGACGGTGGATTTCTTGTATTGGGCATGGCTGAAGATGTGCCTATTTCAATGAAGAAATTTTTTAAAACTGTTGATTTGGGTATGAAAATCTATCAAAAAGTTTCACCTGATCCCTAA